A genomic stretch from Zeimonas sediminis includes:
- the hemN gene encoding oxygen-independent coproporphyrinogen III oxidase: protein MLTTTEPAPLEIDEELLERFGGRGPRYTSYPTADRFHDRFTHEDYDRALMRRADRRDEPLGLYVHVPFCRTICWYCACNKIGTKHQEQSSPYLEALLKELWLLRHRIGTGHRVSHLHFGGGTPTFMPDAELGRLIAAFRETFDFAPDDDGEYSIEIDPRTVDAARLRVLRGLGMNRVSLGVQDFDPEVQKAVNRIQPRELTVALIEAARDSGFRSVNVDLIYGLPRQTPDRFRRTVEQTIAAGPDRIALYHYAHLPTLFKPQRRIAEADLPSSADKGRMFEEAVRLFEAAGYRYLGLDHFAKADDELAIAQREGRLHRNFQGYTSHDPGDLIALGVSAIASVGDVYAQNDKLLQGYYEALAADRLPVVRGIRLNREDFIRRDAIQSLMCRFELDWGWLARRRGVDGPRHFARELASLAPLVDAGAVRIDATGVAVLPRGRLLVRAVAMAFDEYLGSGSRPAGGYSRIA, encoded by the coding sequence ATGCTGACAACCACTGAACCCGCTCCCCTCGAGATCGACGAGGAGCTGCTCGAGCGTTTCGGCGGCCGGGGGCCCCGCTACACGTCCTATCCGACGGCCGACCGCTTCCACGATCGCTTCACCCACGAGGACTACGACCGCGCGCTGATGCGCCGGGCCGACCGGCGCGACGAGCCGCTGGGCCTGTACGTGCACGTGCCCTTCTGCCGCACGATCTGCTGGTACTGCGCCTGCAACAAGATCGGCACCAAGCACCAGGAGCAGTCCTCGCCCTACCTCGAGGCCCTGCTGAAGGAGCTCTGGCTGCTCAGGCACCGGATCGGCACCGGCCACCGGGTCAGCCACCTGCACTTCGGCGGCGGCACGCCGACCTTCATGCCCGACGCCGAGCTCGGCAGGCTGATCGCCGCGTTCCGGGAGACCTTCGACTTCGCCCCCGACGACGACGGCGAGTACTCGATCGAGATCGATCCCCGCACGGTCGATGCCGCGCGGCTGCGCGTGCTGCGCGGGCTCGGCATGAACCGGGTGAGCCTCGGCGTGCAGGACTTCGACCCCGAGGTCCAGAAGGCGGTCAATCGGATCCAGCCGCGCGAGCTGACCGTGGCGCTGATCGAGGCCGCGCGCGATTCCGGCTTCCGCTCGGTCAACGTCGACCTGATCTACGGCCTGCCCAGGCAGACGCCGGATCGCTTTCGCCGCACGGTCGAGCAGACGATCGCCGCCGGCCCCGACCGCATCGCGCTGTACCACTACGCGCACCTGCCCACCCTGTTCAAGCCGCAGCGCCGGATCGCCGAGGCCGACCTTCCCTCGTCGGCCGACAAGGGGCGGATGTTCGAGGAGGCGGTCAGGCTGTTCGAGGCGGCCGGCTACCGGTACCTGGGCCTGGACCACTTCGCCAAGGCCGACGACGAGCTGGCGATCGCGCAGCGCGAGGGACGCCTGCACCGAAACTTCCAGGGCTACACCTCGCACGACCCGGGCGACCTGATCGCGCTGGGCGTTTCGGCGATCGCGTCGGTCGGCGACGTCTACGCGCAGAACGACAAGCTGCTGCAGGGCTACTACGAGGCGCTGGCCGCCGACCGGCTGCCGGTGGTCCGGGGCATCCGGCTCAATCGCGAGGACTTCATCCGGCGCGACGCGATCCAGTCGCTGATGTGCCGATTCGAGCTCGACTGGGGCTGGCTCGCCCGGCGCCGCGGCGTCGACGGCCCCCGCCACTTCGCGCGCGAACTCGCGTCGCTGGCGCCCCTGGTCGACGCCGGCGCGGTGCGGATCGACGCGACCGGCGTCGCCGTGCTGCCGCGCGGCCGCCTGCTGGTGCGCGCGGTGGCGATGGCCTTCGACGAATACCTGGGAAGCGGCTCGCGACCCGCCGGGGGCTATTCCCGGATCGCGTAG